TCCCGCAGTGCGGCGAGCGGGCAGCCGAACCGGCGGCGGGCAGGCCCGGCGTCGATGCACCGGCCCGGTCTGCGATCCGTTCCTGGGCGGGCGCGCTGACGGGCCCCACTGGGTCAGGGCAGGGTGAGGATCTGCGGGCCCTCGTCGGTCACGGCCACGGTGTGCTCGACGTGGGCGGCCCGGCTGCCGTCGATGGTGCGCAGCGTCCACCCGTCGTCGTCCATTCGGTAGGCGTCGTGGCCGCCTGCCATGAACATCGGCTCGATGGCGAGGACCAGCCCGTGACGCAGGGTGATGCCTCGGCCAGGCCTGCCGTCGTTGGCCAAAGCGGGCGCCTCGTGCAACGCCCGTCCGACGCCGTGACCCCCGAAGTCCTCCGGGATTCCGTAGCCTGCCGCGCGGCCGATGGTGCCGACGGCGCTGGCGATGTCGGTGAGCCTGCCGCCGACCACGGCCGCGGCGATCCCCGCCTCCAGCGCGGCGGTGGTGGTGGCGATGAGACGCAGGTCGGTCTCGGTGCCCGTGCCGATCACGAAGCTGACGGCGGCATCGCCGTGCCAGCCGTCCAACTCGGCGCCGCAGTCGACGCTCAGGAGATCGCCGTCGCGCAGTCGGTAGGAGCTGGGGATTCCGTGCACCACGGCGTCGTTGACCGAGGTGCACAGCACACCGGTGAAGGGCGTCAAGGCGAACACCGGCTGGTAGTTCAGGAAGGAGGGCTTCGCCCCAGCGTCCTTCATCACGCCGTGGGCGAGGTCGTCCAGTTCTCGCAGCGAGACTCCGGCCTTCGCCTCGGCCTGCACCTCGGCGAGCGCACGCCCGACGACGCGCCCCGCTTCCCGCATCGCCGCCAGTTCCGCGTTCGTCTTGATCACGACCATGACATGCTCCTCATCCCATCGATCCAATACCTATACCGGTATTTTTATCACGGTCTGGCGGTGGGCGGCAGCGGGGGCGGCCGGGACGACGGCCGCGTCCGTCGGAGGGCGAGCAGCCGTCTCTTGCCGGGGCCGATCCTCGGTCGACAGGCCTGCGGCGGCCCGGATGCGCCCTGGCCGGTGCCGGGCGGTGAGACGAGGCTGCGTCGTACCCGGTTCCGGTATTACTATCCCGGTATGGTGCGACCCCCGTTGAGCGGCGTGGAACGAGAGCGAGGCGAGCGACTGGGTGTCCTGCTCCGCCGGGCCAGAGGTGACCGGAGCATGGCGCAGATCGCCTCCGTCGCGGGAGTCTCCACCGAGACGCTGCGCAAGATCGAGACCGGCCGGGTGCCGACGCCTGCCTTCTTCACCGTGGTGGCGCTGGCCGCCGCGTTGGACCTTCCCCTGGATGCGGTGGCCAGCGTGAGTCTCGGCGGCGAACCGGAGGGTCCTGCGCTCTCGGCCTGATCGGCCGTCCGGGTGGAGATGTGGCCGGAAGGGGCCTTCGACGGAGCCAATCAACCCCTTGGCGGCGTCATCGGGGGTTTGATACCGCCATCGACAGCACGGCACGGGCTTCGTCGTGGTCGGCGGCTGCCGCCCCCGACGCACCTGCCGGTGAGCACTCCGTGCCCGGTGCGCACGAGCTTGGGTCAACTCCCGCGAGGCGCAGAAAGAAAGGACCACACTCGATGTTGAGACGTTCTCTGGTGGGGGTCGTCGGCGTGGTCGCCGTGCTGGCCGCCGGCTGTGGCTCGTCGGCGGGCGAGAGCGATCAGGTGACCCTGCGTTTCGGCTACTGGGGCAACGACGACCGGGCCCAGGCGACCAACGAGGCCATCGCGCTGTTCGAGGAGCGCAATCCGAACATCACCGTCGAGGCCTCCTTCTCGTCGTTCGAGTCCTACTTCCAGAAGCTGGCGACCGAGACCGCAGGTCGCAACGCCCCCGACGTCATCCAGATGGACTACCGCTACCTGCGGGAGTACGGCGACCGAGGCGCGCTCGCCGACCTCGCCTCCCCGGAGCTGGCGGCCGAGCTGAGCACGGACGGCATCTCCGCCGAACTGCTGTCCTCCGGTCAGCTCGACGATCAGCTCCTCGGCGTCCCGATGAGCCAGAACACCCAGATCCTCTTCTACGACACCGAGGTGTTCGACTCGGTCGGCGTCACGCCGGAGGACGGCTGGACCTGGGACGAGTTCGAGGAGGCCTCCTCCGCCATCAGTGCGATCGACGAGGGGCAGGTCTTCGGCACCGCCGACTTCGGAATGGCCATCGACTGGTTCGAGGTCTGGCTCGGCCAGCAGGGCGGCGAGCTGTACACCGCCGACGGCGGGCTGGGCTACGGCGCCGAGGAGGTCGCGGAGTTCTGGGAGCTGGCGGATCGCTTCCGTGAGTCCGGCGCGTCCACCCCGGCCGACGTCGGCACCGGCTCGGACGGCTCCATCGCCACCAGCCCGATGGGCAAGAACCGGGCGGCCTCGGAGTTCGGCTACGACAGCGGCCTGACCTCCTACGCCCAGACCCTCGGTGACCAGATCAGCGTCGCGCCCTTCCCGAGCGACGGTGACGACCTCGGCCAGTACGCCAAGCCCAGCATGCTGGCCTCGGTGTTCTCCGGTTCGAATCACCCTGCCGAGGCGGCCAGGTTCATCGACTTCATGGTCAACGACCCCGATGCGGGCGAGATCCTCGGCACCACGCGGGGCATGCCCGCCAACGACGAGGTGCGCTCGGCGATCAGCGGCTCCCTGGAGGGCGCCGAGCTGGTCGCGTACGAGTTCGAGGAGGCCATCGCCGACCGGCTCGTGGCTGCGCCCGCCCCGCCGCCGCCCGGCGAGGGCGCCATCAAGCGTGACTTCCAGCGCATCAACGACGAGATCGCCTTCGGGCGGCTCAGCGTGCAGGAAGCTGCGGAGCAGTTCATCGCGGGGGCGGAACAGCAGCTCTCCTGATCATCGGGCGAACCGATCTCGCTCCATGGGTTCGCCGACGGCGCCGCCACGTCACCGACGTGGCGGCGCCGTCGTGTGTCGGGGCACTGCTGGTCGAGACCGCCGTGAGCAGGCCGGGCGCCGACTTCGTCCTCGGTGGCTGATCGCCAGGAGAGATCGGAGGGATGGCCGGAGCAGGTCAGCACCGTTGTTCCCGGCCGGGCCTCCCGGATATCTTTCGTTGGAACAGACCGCCGAGATCATGTCTCGTCGCCAGGTCGGTTCTGGAACCAGTCTCCGTCCCGGTCGGCTGTACGGGCGGATTCCTCGGCTGTTCCCGGCGGGCCGGACTGCGTTGATTCATCGGATCTCTGACGGAGGTCTTCGGCGGGAGATCCTCCGTCGGTCGGCGGGCCGGTGTCGACGACGTCGCGCCGAGCACGGCAGACGTCCGGGGCTTCACATCGGGCGCCGAGGACGTCGACCCTGATGCGAAGACCTCGCCCGCCGGGACGCCCCGAGAACGGAGACGACGAATGACCGCCCAACCCGATGCCCGGACGGACTGGTTCACCGAGGCCCGTTTCGGGCTGTTCGTGCACTGGGGCCTCTACTCGCTGGCGGCCCGTCACGAGTGGGTGAAGCTCCGGGAGCACCTCGGCGACGAGCACTACGACCGGTACCTGGAGCAGTTCCGCGCCGACCGTTACGACCCGAGGCGCTGGGCCGCCGACGCCAAGGCTGCCGGGATGCGCTACGCGGTCCTGACCAGCAAGCATCACGAGGGCTTCTGCCTGTGGGATTCGGCCTTGACCGAGTACAAGGCCACCAGTACGCCTGCCGCCCGAGACCTGCTCGCCGAGTTCGTCGCCGCGTTCCGTGCCGAGGGGCTGCGGGTCGGCTTCTATTACTCGCTGATCGACTGGCACCATCCCGACTACCCGCTCGACTGGATGCACCCGGCGTTCAAGACCGGCGTCCAGCCCGGCGGCGATCTGCCGAGCTACGTCGACTACCTGCACGGACAGGTTCGTGAGCTGATCACCGAACATCGCCCGGACATCCTGTGGTTCGACTTCTCGTTCCCCGAGTTCCCGCCGGAGGAGGGCGCCCCCGGCAAGGGCCGCGACGACTGGCAGTCCGCGCGGCTGGTCGAGATGATCCGCGAGCTGGACTCCGACGTGCTGATCAACGACCGGCTCGACCTGCCCGGCAGCGCGGACTTCCGCACACCGGAGGAGATGGCGCCGCACACGGACCTGCGGTCCGGGGAGCACGCCATGCCCTGGGAGGCGTGCCGGACGCTCAACGGGTCATGGGGATACGCGCCGTCGTTCCAGCAGTGGCTCGATGCGGGACAGGTGCTGCGTCTCCTCGTCGACGGGGTGGCCAAGAACGGAAACCTGCTGCTCAACGTCGGTCCCACCGGCAGAGGCGAGTTCGAGCCGAGGGCCAGGGAGTTGCTGGCCGAGGTGGGGGAGTGGATGCGGCTGCACGGTGACTCGGTGCACGGCGCCGGGGCGAGCACCGTGACGGCGCCGCCCGACTGTCGGGTGACTCAGTCGGGTGATCGCGTGTTCGTGCACCTGTTCTCCTGGCCCGCAGGCCTGCTCGTCGTCGAAGGTCTGGCGGGCCGACTGCGGTATGCCTCGTTCCTGCACGACGGAGCGGAGGTGCCGTTTACCGAGGTGCGGGGCTGGACGCCCGACGTGCCGCATCGGGTCGCGCCGGGGCCGGAGGGCTCCGTGGTGCTGACCCTGCCCGCACGACGGCCGGACTCAGCCGTTCCCGTCATCGAGCTGAGCCTGCGTTCGTAGCCACCCCTCCACCCCGGCGACGTGCATCGTCATCGAGGCGGCGGCCAGATCCGGTCGCCGGGCACTGATCGCGTCCAGGATGGCGCGGTGCTCGGCGATCGTGCGCCGCACCGCGCCGTTCTCGGTCAGCCCGCGCCAGATCCTGGCCCGCTGGGTGCGGCTCGACACCGTCTCGATCAAGGAGACCAGCACCTCGTTGCCGCTGACCGCCGCGACCCGGCGATGGAACTCCAGGTCGTTGGCCAGCAGATCGTCGACCGACGGCTGCTCGCCGAGGTCGTCGAGCAGCGCGGTGAGCTCGGCGATCTGCGCATCGGTGGCGGACTGCGCGGCCAGTGCGGCCGCCGCCGGTTCGAGGATGCGGCGGACCTCGAAGAACTGCAGCAGGCTGTCGTCGCGGTGCAGGTCGACGATGAAGCCCATGGCCTCCAGCAGGACCGAGGGCTCCAGGCTGGTCACGTAGGTGCCGTCGCCCTGTCGGACGTCCAGCACCCGGATGAGGGAGAGCGCCCGGACCGCCTCGCGCAGCGAGTTGCGGGACAGCCCCAGTCGCTCGGCCAGATCGGCCTCGCGCGGCAGCCGGTCGCCGGGCCGCAGCTCGCCGGAGACGATCATGCCGCGGATCTTGGTGATGGCCGTGTCGGTCAGCGACACCTGTCGTTCCTCCGAGGTGCGGTAGGGGTGCGGTGGAGCGTACGGCAGCCTGCGCCCGAACCGATACGGGCGGCAGGGGCTTCGTCACCGCATGGAGCCCTTCGTGATCCGGGTCGACGTGAGTCTTCGGCATCCTGTCGCCGAAGCGGTGCCGACGGGGCGCTGCGGACTCGCTACGGGCGGGAATCGCCTCGTCGCGTCGGAGGTCCCCTCGCCGCCCGGTCCGGCCTTCGACGTCGCAGGCATGTCCGCCGACCGGACGAACAGGCTGCGCCGGCGGCAGGAATCGATACATCCGATTAATTGCCGTTATCGGCCACCGTTCAGTCGGCGACGTGGACTTTTCGATCGTCGACCTCGAGCATACGTCCTATGTGTTGCCCTGCTCGACGATGAGCGGGCGTGATGATGAGGAGACGGTGTGGAAAGACGAGGCAGACGGGCCGC
The Actinoalloteichus fjordicus DNA segment above includes these coding regions:
- a CDS encoding alpha-L-fucosidase, producing the protein MTAQPDARTDWFTEARFGLFVHWGLYSLAARHEWVKLREHLGDEHYDRYLEQFRADRYDPRRWAADAKAAGMRYAVLTSKHHEGFCLWDSALTEYKATSTPAARDLLAEFVAAFRAEGLRVGFYYSLIDWHHPDYPLDWMHPAFKTGVQPGGDLPSYVDYLHGQVRELITEHRPDILWFDFSFPEFPPEEGAPGKGRDDWQSARLVEMIRELDSDVLINDRLDLPGSADFRTPEEMAPHTDLRSGEHAMPWEACRTLNGSWGYAPSFQQWLDAGQVLRLLVDGVAKNGNLLLNVGPTGRGEFEPRARELLAEVGEWMRLHGDSVHGAGASTVTAPPDCRVTQSGDRVFVHLFSWPAGLLVVEGLAGRLRYASFLHDGAEVPFTEVRGWTPDVPHRVAPGPEGSVVLTLPARRPDSAVPVIELSLRS
- the map gene encoding type I methionyl aminopeptidase, whose product is MVVIKTNAELAAMREAGRVVGRALAEVQAEAKAGVSLRELDDLAHGVMKDAGAKPSFLNYQPVFALTPFTGVLCTSVNDAVVHGIPSSYRLRDGDLLSVDCGAELDGWHGDAAVSFVIGTGTETDLRLIATTTAALEAGIAAAVVGGRLTDIASAVGTIGRAAGYGIPEDFGGHGVGRALHEAPALANDGRPGRGITLRHGLVLAIEPMFMAGGHDAYRMDDDGWTLRTIDGSRAAHVEHTVAVTDEGPQILTLP
- a CDS encoding FadR/GntR family transcriptional regulator, which translates into the protein MSLTDTAITKIRGMIVSGELRPGDRLPREADLAERLGLSRNSLREAVRALSLIRVLDVRQGDGTYVTSLEPSVLLEAMGFIVDLHRDDSLLQFFEVRRILEPAAAALAAQSATDAQIAELTALLDDLGEQPSVDDLLANDLEFHRRVAAVSGNEVLVSLIETVSSRTQRARIWRGLTENGAVRRTIAEHRAILDAISARRPDLAAASMTMHVAGVEGWLRTQAQLDDGNG
- a CDS encoding ABC transporter substrate-binding protein — translated: MLRRSLVGVVGVVAVLAAGCGSSAGESDQVTLRFGYWGNDDRAQATNEAIALFEERNPNITVEASFSSFESYFQKLATETAGRNAPDVIQMDYRYLREYGDRGALADLASPELAAELSTDGISAELLSSGQLDDQLLGVPMSQNTQILFYDTEVFDSVGVTPEDGWTWDEFEEASSAISAIDEGQVFGTADFGMAIDWFEVWLGQQGGELYTADGGLGYGAEEVAEFWELADRFRESGASTPADVGTGSDGSIATSPMGKNRAASEFGYDSGLTSYAQTLGDQISVAPFPSDGDDLGQYAKPSMLASVFSGSNHPAEAARFIDFMVNDPDAGEILGTTRGMPANDEVRSAISGSLEGAELVAYEFEEAIADRLVAAPAPPPPGEGAIKRDFQRINDEIAFGRLSVQEAAEQFIAGAEQQLS
- a CDS encoding helix-turn-helix domain-containing protein, producing MVRPPLSGVERERGERLGVLLRRARGDRSMAQIASVAGVSTETLRKIETGRVPTPAFFTVVALAAALDLPLDAVASVSLGGEPEGPALSA